In Arthrobacter sp. B3I4, the following proteins share a genomic window:
- a CDS encoding diacylglycerol kinase family protein codes for MRDWLLYLIIAGALVFAVSSWWGVRRLRALHTRSAVWEDTHNPGLSRQKVAVVLNPIKARSAEARALVESACLAAGWEAPCFFETTAEDPGFGQARAAVESGADVVLVGGGDGTVRVVADVLAHTNVAMGLLPLGTGNLLARNIHLDIGDLHGCVQTALFGHQRFIDTARMTVQNALTDESAEYAFLVIAGIGMDAEVIGDTNDGLKKAVGWLAYTEAGVRHLPGRRKRVSISLDDQPEQSRKIRSVLFANCGLIPGGIDFIPQAMIDDGVLDVVVMSPRSAIGWVAMYWKIVLKHKRNLPVMTYYRSGKIVITCAEPMPTQVDGDPSGDATTLTVRVAPHSLLVRVKEDALVRDKGVTAA; via the coding sequence ATGCGCGATTGGCTGCTCTACCTCATCATCGCCGGGGCCCTGGTCTTTGCCGTCTCCAGCTGGTGGGGTGTGCGCCGCTTACGGGCGCTGCATACCCGCAGCGCCGTCTGGGAGGACACGCACAATCCCGGGCTGTCCCGGCAGAAGGTCGCGGTGGTGCTGAACCCGATCAAGGCCCGGTCCGCGGAGGCGCGCGCCCTGGTCGAGAGCGCCTGTCTCGCCGCCGGCTGGGAGGCGCCCTGCTTCTTCGAAACCACTGCTGAGGATCCCGGCTTCGGGCAGGCGCGGGCCGCCGTCGAGTCCGGCGCCGACGTCGTTCTGGTGGGCGGCGGTGACGGCACAGTACGCGTCGTGGCCGACGTCCTGGCCCATACGAACGTCGCCATGGGGCTGCTCCCGCTGGGCACCGGCAACCTGCTGGCCCGCAACATCCATTTGGACATCGGAGACCTGCACGGCTGCGTGCAGACCGCACTGTTCGGGCACCAGCGCTTCATCGATACCGCCCGCATGACGGTGCAGAACGCCCTGACTGACGAATCCGCGGAGTACGCCTTCCTGGTCATCGCCGGCATCGGGATGGACGCCGAGGTCATCGGCGACACTAACGACGGTCTCAAGAAGGCGGTGGGCTGGCTTGCCTACACGGAGGCGGGGGTGCGGCACCTGCCCGGCCGCCGCAAACGGGTTTCCATCTCGCTCGACGACCAGCCGGAGCAGTCCAGGAAGATCCGCAGCGTCCTGTTCGCCAATTGCGGCCTGATCCCCGGCGGCATCGACTTCATTCCGCAGGCCATGATCGACGACGGCGTGCTGGACGTGGTGGTGATGAGCCCGCGCAGCGCGATCGGCTGGGTGGCGATGTACTGGAAAATTGTGCTGAAACACAAGCGGAACCTGCCGGTGATGACGTACTACCGCTCGGGCAAGATCGTGATCACGTGCGCCGAACCGATGCCAACCCAGGTGGACGGCGATCCGTCCGGCGACGCCACCACTCTCACGGTCCGGGTAGCACCCCACTCCCTGCTGGTGCGGGTCAAGGAAGACGCCCTGGTCCGGGACAAGGGAGTCACAGCTGCCTAG
- the pheA gene encoding prephenate dehydratase: protein MPASPVTYTFLGPEGTFTEAALMQVPGAGEATRVPASNVNTALDKVRDGSADAAMVPIENSVEGGVTATLDAIATGPELRILREALVPISFVLVVRPGVRLEDIRRVSTHGHAWAQCRIWVGNHIPEAEYIPGSSTAAAAMGLLEDDVHYDAAICAPIVAAEQPGLTVLAENIGDNPGAVTRFVLVGRPGALPEPTGADKTTVVVPLPEDRPGALMEILDQFATRGVNLSRIESRPTGQYLGHYFFSIDADGHVGDARVADALAGLHRISPATRFLGSYGRADGQQTEVAPHTSDQAFRAAHSWVENILAGASVVPEYKPAASPTA, encoded by the coding sequence ATGCCTGCCTCGCCCGTCACCTACACCTTCCTCGGCCCCGAAGGCACCTTCACCGAGGCGGCGCTGATGCAGGTGCCGGGCGCAGGCGAGGCCACCCGCGTTCCGGCGTCGAACGTCAACACCGCGCTGGATAAGGTCCGCGATGGTTCCGCCGACGCTGCGATGGTGCCGATCGAGAATTCAGTGGAGGGCGGAGTCACCGCCACGCTCGATGCCATCGCCACCGGCCCCGAGCTGCGCATCCTCCGCGAGGCCCTGGTGCCAATCAGCTTCGTCCTGGTGGTCCGGCCCGGTGTCCGGCTCGAGGACATCCGCCGCGTTTCCACCCACGGGCATGCCTGGGCGCAGTGCAGGATCTGGGTGGGAAATCATATTCCGGAGGCGGAATACATCCCCGGCTCCTCTACGGCCGCCGCTGCGATGGGGCTGCTGGAGGACGACGTCCACTACGACGCCGCTATCTGCGCGCCGATCGTTGCCGCCGAGCAGCCAGGCCTGACGGTCCTCGCAGAAAACATCGGCGACAACCCTGGGGCGGTCACGCGCTTCGTCCTGGTGGGCCGGCCCGGCGCCCTGCCCGAACCAACCGGTGCGGACAAGACGACCGTCGTGGTGCCGCTGCCCGAGGACCGTCCCGGCGCCCTGATGGAGATTCTGGATCAGTTCGCCACCCGGGGCGTTAACCTGAGCCGGATCGAATCGCGGCCCACCGGGCAATACCTGGGCCATTACTTCTTCAGCATCGACGCCGACGGGCATGTGGGTGACGCCCGGGTTGCCGACGCGCTGGCCGGACTGCATCGGATCAGCCCGGCAACCCGCTTCCTGGGCTCCTACGGCCGGGCCGACGGGCAGCAGACCGAGGTCGCCCCGCACACGTCCGACCAGGCATTCCGGGCCGCCCACAGCTGGGTGGAGAACATACTCGCGGGGGCATCTGTGGTGCCGGAATATAAGCCGGCCGCTTCGCCCACAGCGTAG
- a CDS encoding rhodanese-like domain-containing protein: protein MSDIDTVTVSDIPKAARILDVREDYEWAAGHAEQALHIPLDQLPARLDELDPDEDLYVICRTGGRSFRAAQWLVGNGYSALNVAGGMDQWLENGLPLVSDNGLKPVIL, encoded by the coding sequence ATGAGCGACATCGACACCGTGACCGTTTCCGACATTCCCAAGGCGGCGCGGATTCTGGACGTGCGGGAGGACTATGAATGGGCCGCCGGCCACGCCGAGCAGGCACTGCACATCCCGCTCGACCAGCTCCCGGCGCGGCTCGACGAGCTGGACCCGGATGAGGACCTCTATGTCATCTGCCGCACCGGCGGCCGCTCCTTCCGGGCCGCGCAGTGGCTCGTCGGCAACGGCTACTCCGCGCTGAACGTGGCCGGCGGCATGGACCAGTGGCTGGAGAACGGCCTGCCGCTCGTCTCCGATAACGGGCTCAAGCCCGTCATCCTCTAA
- a CDS encoding alcohol dehydrogenase catalytic domain-containing protein yields the protein MKITGAVLEEIGRTRPFAESTPISISELELSAPGPTELLVRLEAAGICHSDLSVVDGNRVRPVPMLLGHEAAGRVVEVGAEVTDLQPGQRVVMSFLPRCEQCANCGADGRLPCTAGSKSNGEGTLLHGSRHLSRDGETVHHHLGVSGFATHAVVDRASAVPVGDDIPPEIAAVLGCAVLTGGGAVLNAAKPRPEDSIMIVGLGGVGMAALITAVSQGISRIVAVDTLAEKLEHARRLGAHETYTPQQLAEQGVKAKFVVECAGSARAFESAFAATDVGGTTITAGLPSPDARAQLSPLTITAEARTIVGSYLGSAVPARDIPKYAQLWREGKLPVEELISSRIALADINQAMDQLAEGKAVRQVIMFDAE from the coding sequence ATGAAGATCACTGGTGCAGTACTTGAGGAAATCGGCCGGACCCGGCCGTTTGCGGAATCGACACCCATCAGCATCTCCGAGCTCGAGCTTTCCGCCCCCGGACCGACGGAACTCCTGGTCCGGCTCGAGGCCGCCGGCATCTGCCACTCCGACCTGAGCGTGGTGGACGGGAACCGGGTCCGCCCCGTGCCCATGCTGCTCGGCCATGAAGCGGCCGGACGGGTCGTGGAGGTAGGAGCCGAAGTCACCGACCTGCAGCCCGGCCAGCGGGTGGTGATGTCCTTCCTGCCCCGCTGCGAGCAGTGCGCCAACTGTGGCGCCGACGGCCGGCTCCCCTGCACCGCCGGCTCGAAGAGCAACGGCGAGGGAACCCTGCTGCACGGGTCCCGGCACCTGAGCCGGGACGGCGAAACGGTGCACCACCACCTCGGCGTATCCGGGTTCGCCACCCACGCCGTCGTGGACCGCGCCTCCGCGGTCCCGGTCGGCGACGACATCCCGCCGGAAATCGCCGCCGTCCTGGGCTGCGCCGTGCTGACCGGCGGCGGCGCGGTCCTGAACGCGGCGAAACCCCGGCCCGAGGACAGCATCATGATCGTCGGCCTTGGCGGCGTCGGCATGGCCGCACTGATCACCGCCGTTTCCCAGGGGATCTCCCGGATCGTGGCCGTGGACACGCTGGCGGAAAAACTGGAGCACGCCCGCCGCCTCGGTGCGCACGAAACCTACACGCCGCAGCAACTGGCGGAACAAGGCGTCAAGGCCAAGTTCGTCGTCGAGTGTGCCGGCAGTGCCCGCGCCTTCGAGAGTGCGTTCGCCGCAACCGACGTCGGCGGCACCACGATCACCGCCGGCCTCCCCTCCCCCGACGCCCGCGCCCAGCTGTCCCCGCTGACCATCACGGCCGAGGCCCGCACGATCGTCGGCAGCTACCTGGGTTCGGCCGTGCCGGCGCGGGACATCCCCAAGTACGCCCAGCTGTGGCGGGAGGGAAAGCTGCCGGTCGAGGAACTCATTTCGTCCCGGATCGCCCTGGCGGACATCAACCAGGCCATGGACCAGCTCGCCGAGGGGAAGGCCGTCCGCCAGGTCATCATGTTCGACGCCGAATAG
- a CDS encoding peptide MFS transporter, producing MSTTHLSDPPASKPGDTSFFGQPKMLASLFSVEMWERFSFYGMQGILLYYMYFTAAQGGLEIEQGLAASLVGAYGGGVYLSTILGAWLADRLFGSEKVLFGSALMIMAGHIALALVPGIPGLVAGLVLVGVGSGGLKANATALVGSLYGEKDERRDAGFSIFYMGINAGALIGPLVTGWLQVSQGFHWGFGAAAVGMAVGLAIYGAGRKNLPEEAHRVHNPLPAAERTKYALIFAGFTVVIAVLLATGAVNAGNLALSMAYAAIGASVLYFALIFSSKKVNGTERRRVGAFIPLYIASAAFWALFQQQFTFIAVYSQEKLDRNLFGWEMPAAWVQSINPVFIIIFAGVLAALWTRLGSRQPGSAMKFSVGLFVMGLAFLAFIPLAGEGKTPLLALVGILFLFTLAELFLSPIGLSVTTKLAPEAFRTQMVALFFLSVSLGTTLAGILAGLYNPNDELPYFIGVGGTAIILAVGLAAASPAIKKLMGGVR from the coding sequence ATGAGCACAACTCATTTATCCGATCCCCCCGCTTCCAAGCCGGGCGACACGTCGTTTTTCGGCCAGCCGAAGATGCTGGCGAGCCTCTTCTCCGTAGAAATGTGGGAGCGCTTCTCCTTCTACGGCATGCAGGGAATCCTGCTGTACTACATGTACTTCACGGCCGCGCAGGGCGGCCTGGAAATCGAGCAGGGATTGGCCGCCAGCCTCGTTGGAGCCTACGGCGGCGGCGTCTACCTCTCAACCATCCTTGGCGCGTGGCTGGCTGACCGGCTCTTCGGCTCGGAGAAAGTGCTGTTTGGTTCGGCCCTGATGATTATGGCCGGCCACATTGCCCTCGCCCTGGTTCCCGGCATTCCCGGCCTGGTCGCCGGCCTCGTCCTGGTCGGCGTCGGCTCCGGCGGGCTGAAGGCCAACGCCACCGCCCTGGTCGGCAGCCTTTACGGCGAAAAGGATGAACGCCGCGACGCCGGGTTCTCCATCTTCTACATGGGCATCAACGCCGGTGCGCTTATCGGCCCGCTGGTCACCGGCTGGTTGCAGGTGAGCCAGGGTTTCCACTGGGGCTTCGGTGCTGCCGCCGTCGGCATGGCCGTGGGTCTGGCGATCTACGGGGCGGGCCGTAAGAACCTCCCCGAAGAAGCGCACCGGGTGCACAACCCGCTCCCCGCCGCGGAGCGGACCAAGTACGCCCTGATATTCGCCGGTTTCACGGTGGTAATCGCCGTGCTGCTGGCCACCGGAGCCGTCAACGCGGGAAACCTGGCCCTGTCCATGGCCTACGCGGCAATCGGTGCGTCGGTTCTTTACTTCGCCCTGATCTTCAGCAGCAAGAAGGTCAACGGCACGGAACGCCGCCGGGTCGGCGCGTTCATCCCGTTGTACATTGCCTCCGCCGCGTTCTGGGCCCTGTTCCAGCAGCAGTTCACCTTCATCGCCGTGTACTCGCAGGAGAAGCTGGACCGGAACCTGTTCGGCTGGGAAATGCCCGCCGCCTGGGTCCAGTCAATCAACCCGGTGTTCATCATCATCTTCGCGGGCGTCCTGGCGGCTCTGTGGACCCGGCTGGGCAGCCGGCAGCCGGGCTCAGCCATGAAATTTTCGGTCGGCCTGTTCGTCATGGGCCTGGCCTTCCTGGCCTTCATTCCGCTGGCCGGGGAGGGCAAGACACCGCTGCTGGCGCTGGTGGGAATCCTGTTCCTGTTTACCCTCGCGGAACTGTTCCTCTCCCCCATCGGCTTGTCGGTGACCACGAAATTGGCTCCGGAGGCCTTCCGCACCCAGATGGTGGCGCTGTTCTTCCTTTCGGTTTCGCTGGGCACCACGCTGGCCGGCATTCTGGCCGGGCTGTACAACCCGAACGACGAACTGCCGTACTTCATCGGCGTCGGCGGCACGGCGATCATCCTGGCCGTCGGCCTGGCCGCGGCGTCGCCTGCTATTAAGAAGCTCATGGGCGGCGTACGCTGA
- a CDS encoding phosphotransferase, with protein MSPTHRPPVEARVYAPADGEASDVELMPAGDVTEGVVRIGGTIRRPHQRQSRAVAEYLDWLEDAGFEGSPRFLGRDDEGRDVLTFVPGRCAAAVPEEWVQSEELLASVGRLVRRLHGASAGFVPRAHPFPPHPVPRRADRHDAAELVCHLDVTPQNVVVRDGRAAGLVDFDLAGPSTALRDSYNTAMHWVPLCDPADAWPGWEGLDPYRRLRIFADAYGWDREERRRLPGLGVDAGTLTHERMRHNAVALGGGWARMWDEGVGGLILRRRRWLQANAERLLDALLA; from the coding sequence ATGAGCCCCACCCATCGCCCGCCGGTTGAGGCGCGCGTCTACGCACCCGCCGACGGCGAGGCGTCCGACGTCGAACTCATGCCGGCGGGCGATGTCACCGAAGGCGTGGTCCGTATCGGCGGGACTATCCGCCGTCCGCACCAGCGGCAGAGCCGTGCCGTGGCGGAGTACCTCGACTGGCTCGAGGACGCCGGTTTCGAGGGCTCGCCGCGGTTCCTGGGCCGCGACGACGAGGGCCGGGACGTGCTGACCTTCGTCCCCGGCCGCTGCGCCGCGGCGGTGCCGGAAGAGTGGGTGCAGTCCGAGGAGCTGCTGGCCTCCGTGGGCCGGCTGGTCCGCCGCCTGCACGGCGCTTCGGCCGGTTTCGTCCCGCGGGCGCACCCGTTCCCGCCGCATCCCGTTCCCCGGCGTGCCGACAGGCATGATGCTGCGGAGCTGGTGTGCCATCTGGACGTCACGCCGCAGAATGTCGTGGTCCGCGACGGCCGCGCCGCCGGCCTGGTGGACTTCGACCTCGCCGGCCCCAGCACGGCGCTTCGGGATTCCTACAACACCGCGATGCACTGGGTCCCGCTCTGCGACCCCGCGGATGCGTGGCCGGGCTGGGAGGGGCTGGACCCCTACCGCCGGCTCCGCATCTTCGCCGACGCTTACGGCTGGGATCGGGAGGAACGACGGCGGCTGCCCGGGCTGGGCGTGGACGCCGGCACGCTGACCCACGAACGGATGCGGCACAACGCCGTCGCGCTTGGTGGCGGCTGGGCCCGGATGTGGGACGAGGGTGTCGGCGGGCTCATTCTGCGCCGCCGCCGCTGGCTCCAGGCCAACGCGGAGCGGCTGTTGGACGCGCTCCTGGCCTGA
- a CDS encoding sugar kinase — MNAGPGGGTPSEVVTLGETMALMKAATPGPLAFTESLRLGIGGAESNVAIALRRLGTSVTWVGRVGNDSLGDLVLRELMAEGLDVDCSRDAGATTGLMIKERRTSETAKVWYYRSGSAGSKLSPQDLPEGKIAAARLLHITGITPALSASAAAAVQAAIDCAKTAGTLVSFDVNYRSALWTRQSAAVTFQTLARQADVVFAGDDEAAIFVGNASDPLELAHRVAQLGPGQVVVKLGERGCVALVDGQEYRQDAVPVRVLDTVGAGDAFVGGYLAELLDGQPVQQRLLTAVRTGAYACMVPGDWEGMPRRSELGLLDLVDPVHR, encoded by the coding sequence ATGAACGCCGGACCGGGCGGCGGCACGCCCAGCGAAGTCGTCACACTCGGCGAAACGATGGCACTGATGAAGGCAGCAACCCCCGGGCCGCTGGCCTTCACCGAGTCCCTCCGGCTGGGCATCGGCGGCGCCGAAAGCAACGTGGCCATCGCCCTGCGCCGGCTGGGCACGTCGGTGACCTGGGTGGGCAGGGTCGGCAACGACAGCCTGGGCGACCTGGTCCTGCGGGAGCTAATGGCGGAAGGGCTCGACGTCGACTGCAGCCGCGATGCCGGCGCCACCACCGGGCTCATGATCAAGGAACGCCGCACCAGTGAGACGGCAAAAGTCTGGTACTACCGTTCCGGCAGTGCAGGTTCTAAGTTGTCGCCGCAGGACCTGCCGGAAGGAAAAATCGCTGCCGCCCGGCTCCTCCACATCACCGGCATCACCCCGGCGCTTTCGGCCTCCGCGGCAGCCGCGGTCCAAGCCGCCATCGACTGCGCCAAGACCGCCGGCACGCTGGTGTCTTTCGACGTCAACTACCGGTCCGCGCTCTGGACCAGGCAGTCTGCAGCGGTAACGTTTCAAACACTGGCCCGCCAGGCGGATGTGGTGTTCGCAGGAGATGACGAGGCCGCGATCTTCGTGGGAAACGCTTCCGATCCGCTGGAACTGGCGCACCGGGTCGCCCAACTTGGCCCCGGCCAAGTGGTGGTCAAGCTGGGAGAACGAGGATGCGTTGCCCTGGTCGACGGGCAAGAATACCGTCAGGACGCGGTTCCGGTCCGGGTGCTGGACACCGTGGGTGCAGGGGATGCGTTCGTTGGCGGCTATCTCGCCGAACTGCTCGACGGGCAGCCGGTACAGCAGCGGCTGCTGACCGCCGTCCGTACCGGGGCCTACGCATGCATGGTCCCCGGCGACTGGGAGGGGATGCCGCGCCGTTCCGAACTCGGGCTGCTCGACCTGGTCGACCCCGTGCACCGCTAG
- a CDS encoding bifunctional 4-hydroxy-2-oxoglutarate aldolase/2-dehydro-3-deoxy-phosphogluconate aldolase, which yields MATRDSDMSGGTGTGTLQRPAMSRILQANPVVAVLRAGHAREYAPVIEALAGGGVRSIELTLSTAGVFELLPELTSGFGDRIEIGVGTITTESEAREALAAGARFLVTPVTDVGIVQAAVEHGTPVFPGGLTPTELLAGWRAGATAVKVFPASTVGPGYISQLRGPFPELQVIPSGGVAIEEAPDWIRAGALAVSLGGPLIGDAFKGGDLGELTRRAERVSALVADAVSARSGG from the coding sequence ATGGCAACTAGGGACAGTGACATGAGCGGCGGGACCGGGACCGGGACCCTGCAGCGGCCGGCGATGAGTCGGATCCTGCAGGCGAATCCCGTCGTGGCAGTCCTCCGCGCCGGGCACGCCCGCGAATACGCCCCCGTCATCGAGGCGCTCGCCGGCGGCGGCGTCCGGTCGATCGAGCTGACCTTGAGTACGGCCGGGGTCTTCGAACTCCTGCCGGAACTGACCAGCGGCTTCGGGGACCGGATCGAGATCGGCGTCGGCACGATCACCACGGAATCCGAGGCGCGGGAAGCCCTGGCCGCCGGCGCGCGTTTCCTCGTCACGCCCGTGACCGACGTCGGCATCGTCCAGGCCGCCGTCGAGCACGGCACGCCGGTCTTCCCGGGCGGCCTGACGCCCACGGAACTGCTGGCCGGCTGGCGGGCCGGAGCGACGGCCGTCAAAGTCTTTCCCGCCTCCACCGTCGGTCCCGGGTACATTTCCCAGCTGCGCGGACCCTTCCCGGAACTGCAAGTCATTCCGTCCGGCGGGGTGGCCATAGAGGAAGCACCGGACTGGATCCGCGCCGGTGCGCTGGCAGTCAGCCTGGGCGGTCCACTGATCGGAGACGCCTTCAAGGGCGGTGACCTCGGCGAGCTGACCAGACGGGCCGAACGTGTCAGCGCCCTGGTGGCCGACGCCGTAAGCGCCCGGAGCGGCGGATGA
- a CDS encoding UxaA family hydrolase — MNSVEAAAAALPLESCVLRLAADDEVGVATRDLPAGTVLLGSAGPDSAGWELTVSANIPRGHKIALKPVAAGNPVHKYGQSIGRALADIRPGAHVHTHNLGMDEVKQDYEFGTARVTPAAPPGPRPTFQGYRRPNGKVGTRNYVGILTSVNCSASTARMIADQFRGSALDDYPNVDGVFALTHGSGCGMVLGSAGAEVLVRTLRGYAAHPNFAGLLVLGLGCEMLQTERFLDPETAPALIERLTIQDSGGIRATVKAGVALIQGMLPAINALQREPVDVSELVLGLNCGGSDGYSGITANPALGVASDLLVAYGGTSALAETPEVFGAEHLLTRRAVAPEVGQRLLDQLSWWQDYASSGGGSLDNNPSPGNKAGGLTTILEKSLGAVAKAGQAELSAVYAYAEPMTAPGLVFMDTPGYDPVSVTGLVAGGANVVCFTTGRGSVFGCKPVPSIKLGTNTELYNRMPEDLDLNCGIIVDGEATVQEVGAQIFARILAVASGAQTVSEELDLGQEEFVPWQLGTVT, encoded by the coding sequence GTGAATAGCGTAGAAGCCGCCGCCGCAGCCCTCCCGCTCGAATCCTGTGTCCTGCGGCTGGCAGCGGATGATGAAGTAGGCGTCGCCACCCGCGACCTTCCCGCCGGAACGGTTCTCCTGGGCAGCGCCGGACCGGACAGCGCCGGTTGGGAGCTGACGGTCAGCGCCAACATTCCCCGCGGACACAAGATCGCGCTCAAACCCGTGGCCGCCGGCAACCCCGTCCACAAGTACGGGCAGTCGATCGGCCGCGCCCTGGCCGACATCCGTCCCGGCGCCCACGTCCACACCCACAACCTCGGCATGGACGAGGTGAAGCAGGACTACGAGTTCGGCACGGCCAGGGTCACCCCCGCAGCGCCCCCCGGGCCGCGCCCCACCTTCCAGGGCTACCGCCGGCCCAACGGCAAAGTCGGCACCCGCAACTACGTGGGCATCCTGACCTCCGTCAACTGTTCGGCCAGCACGGCCCGGATGATTGCCGACCAGTTCCGCGGCAGCGCCCTGGACGACTATCCCAACGTGGACGGGGTCTTCGCCCTGACCCACGGCAGCGGCTGCGGCATGGTGCTGGGAAGCGCCGGCGCCGAAGTCCTGGTCCGCACCCTCCGCGGCTACGCGGCGCACCCCAACTTCGCCGGTCTGCTGGTGCTCGGCCTGGGCTGCGAAATGCTGCAGACCGAACGCTTCCTCGATCCGGAGACCGCCCCCGCACTTATCGAGCGGCTCACCATCCAGGACTCCGGCGGCATCCGGGCCACCGTCAAAGCGGGAGTGGCCCTGATCCAGGGCATGCTCCCGGCCATCAACGCCCTGCAGCGCGAGCCGGTGGATGTTTCAGAGCTCGTGCTGGGCCTGAACTGCGGCGGCTCCGACGGCTACTCGGGCATCACGGCCAACCCTGCCCTGGGCGTCGCCTCGGACCTGCTGGTGGCCTACGGCGGAACGTCGGCGCTCGCCGAGACCCCGGAGGTCTTCGGGGCCGAGCACCTGCTGACCCGCCGCGCCGTCGCGCCCGAGGTGGGGCAGCGGCTGCTCGACCAGCTTTCCTGGTGGCAGGACTATGCAAGCTCCGGCGGCGGAAGCCTGGACAACAACCCCTCGCCGGGCAACAAAGCCGGCGGCCTGACCACCATCCTGGAGAAATCCCTGGGCGCGGTGGCCAAAGCCGGCCAGGCCGAGCTGTCCGCCGTCTACGCCTACGCCGAACCCATGACCGCCCCCGGACTGGTGTTCATGGACACCCCGGGGTACGACCCGGTGTCCGTCACCGGGCTGGTGGCCGGCGGCGCCAACGTCGTATGCTTCACCACCGGCCGCGGATCCGTCTTCGGCTGCAAACCGGTGCCCAGTATCAAGCTTGGCACCAACACCGAGCTCTACAACAGGATGCCTGAGGACCTTGACCTCAACTGCGGCATCATCGTCGACGGTGAGGCTACGGTCCAGGAGGTGGGGGCACAGATCTTCGCCCGCATCCTCGCCGTCGCCTCCGGAGCGCAGACCGTCAGTGAAGAACTCGATCTCGGACAGGAAGAATTTGTGCCATGGCAACTAGGGACAGTGACATGA
- the uxaC gene encoding glucuronate isomerase, producing the protein MSDATAWAIDPDRALPADPTTRSIARELYSTVAGLPIVSMHGHVEAEVFVDNEFFGNPAELLVIPDHYLVRMLVSQGYTPAELGVPNRQDTALAERDARLIWRRFCENWKLFRGTPTRYWLEHELAVVFDTPLQPSAENADVLYDRLAALLQTEPFRPRAILDRFNVEILATTDSALSDLSAHRKLSDELGPGRIVPTFRPDSLLHVDHPRWQDEIRTLSEVSGVEVADYAGFLAALRQRRDAFVEAGARATDHGHLSADTTPLPAAEAQRIFAAATRGEATAEEAQAFSGSMLYEMARMSVEDGLVMQLHPGVLRNHCHSVYDSYGPDKGFDIPVSVEFTRSLRPVLESFGMNKDFRFIAFTTDETVYSRELAPLAGCYPAMKLGAPWWFLDSPEQMRRFRESAVETAGFYNTSGFVDDTRALASIPARHDLSRRIDAGYLARLVTEGRLGMAEAVETAVDLTYNLPLQSYAARR; encoded by the coding sequence ATGAGTGATGCCACTGCATGGGCCATCGATCCGGACCGGGCCCTTCCTGCCGATCCAACGACGCGGTCCATCGCCCGGGAGCTGTACAGCACAGTCGCCGGCCTGCCGATCGTCTCCATGCACGGCCACGTCGAAGCCGAAGTGTTCGTGGACAACGAGTTCTTTGGGAATCCCGCCGAACTGCTGGTGATTCCGGACCACTACCTGGTGCGCATGCTGGTTTCGCAGGGCTATACGCCGGCCGAGCTGGGCGTGCCGAACCGGCAGGACACAGCGCTCGCGGAGCGGGACGCCCGCCTGATCTGGCGGCGTTTCTGCGAGAACTGGAAGCTGTTCCGCGGAACGCCCACCCGGTACTGGCTCGAACACGAGCTGGCGGTGGTTTTCGACACCCCGCTGCAGCCGTCCGCCGAGAACGCCGATGTCCTTTATGACAGGCTCGCAGCCCTGCTCCAGACCGAACCGTTCCGTCCCCGGGCCATCCTCGACCGCTTCAACGTGGAGATCCTGGCCACCACAGATTCGGCGTTGTCGGACCTGTCCGCCCACCGCAAACTCAGCGACGAACTGGGGCCGGGCCGGATTGTTCCGACCTTCCGTCCCGACTCGCTGCTGCACGTCGACCATCCCCGGTGGCAGGACGAAATCCGGACGCTCTCCGAGGTTTCCGGCGTGGAGGTGGCGGACTATGCCGGCTTCCTGGCCGCCCTCCGGCAGCGCCGTGATGCGTTCGTCGAGGCCGGCGCCCGCGCCACCGACCACGGCCACCTGTCCGCTGACACTACCCCGTTGCCGGCAGCGGAGGCACAGCGCATCTTCGCTGCAGCCACCCGCGGCGAAGCGACCGCCGAGGAGGCGCAGGCCTTCTCCGGCAGCATGCTGTACGAGATGGCCCGGATGTCCGTCGAGGACGGACTGGTGATGCAGCTCCACCCCGGGGTGCTCCGCAACCACTGCCACAGCGTCTATGACTCCTACGGTCCGGACAAGGGCTTCGACATCCCCGTCAGCGTGGAGTTCACCCGTTCCCTGCGGCCCGTGCTGGAGAGCTTCGGCATGAACAAGGACTTCCGCTTCATCGCCTTCACCACAGATGAGACTGTCTATTCGCGCGAGCTCGCGCCGCTCGCCGGCTGCTATCCCGCCATGAAACTCGGCGCCCCCTGGTGGTTCCTGGACAGCCCCGAACAGATGCGGCGCTTCCGTGAGTCCGCCGTCGAAACGGCCGGGTTTTACAACACCAGCGGCTTCGTCGATGACACCCGGGCGCTGGCCTCCATCCCGGCCCGCCATGACCTGTCCCGCCGGATCGACGCCGGATACCTGGCGCGCCTGGTCACCGAAGGACGGCTGGGCATGGCTGAGGCCGTGGAGACCGCCGTCGACCTCACCTACAACTTGCCCCTGCAGTCCTACGCGGCCCGCCGCTGA